The following coding sequences are from one Musa acuminata AAA Group cultivar baxijiao chromosome BXJ2-4, Cavendish_Baxijiao_AAA, whole genome shotgun sequence window:
- the LOC103981852 gene encoding trans-resveratrol di-O-methyltransferase-like, which yields MENPVAVGIMEELEAQSEVWNHIFRFITSMSVKCAVELRVPDAIHAHGGNATLPQLAAAVSLPPAKLADLRRLMRMLVHAGCFTKQEDDVYALTPWSRLLVSSEHTSVAPFVVWMLHPLMVQSWHSLGAWFHGRAPTPFAATHGKGIFETTREQPGFAAVFNEAMASDCRLVGQVLVKKRAEVLEGARSMVDVGGGTGTLAAIVAEAFPHMKCTVLELPHVVAAAAGAGKPNNLDVVGGNMFDHIPSADIMLLKWILHDWKDAECVKILKRCREAIPSKQNGGKVIVIDIVLAGDEGSKSDKSRESQLFLDMLMMTVSGGMQREEHEWRKIFTDAGFSSYTIKGMGLRSLIEVYP from the exons ATGGAGAACCCTGTTGCGGTGGGCATCATGGAGGAGCTTGAGGCCCAGAGCGAGGTGTGGAACCACATTTTTAGATTCATCACCTCCATGTCCGTCAAGTGCGCGGTGGAGCTCAGGGTCCCCGACGCCATCCACGCCCACGGCGGCAACGCAACTCTCCCTCAGCTGGCCGCCGCCGTCAGCCTCCCTCCCGCCAAGCTCGCCGACCTCCGACGCCTCATGCGCATGCTGGTCCACGCCGGCTGCTTCACCAAGCAGGAAGACGACGTGTACGCCCTCACGCCATGGTCGAGGCTCCTGGTGAGCTCCGAGCACACCTCGGTGGCCCCGTTCGTGGTGTGGATGCTCCACCCGCTCATGGTCCAGTCGTGGCACTCGCTGGGGGCGTGGTTCCACGGGAGGGCGCCCACGCCCTTCGCCGCGACCCACGGGAAGGGGATCTTCGAGACGACACGCGAGCAGCCGGGGTTCGCGGCCGTCTTCAACGAGGCGATGGCGAGCGACTGTCGGCTGGTGGGACAGGTGTTGGTAAAGAAGCGTGCGGAGGTGTTGGAGGGAGCGCGGTCGATGGTGGACGTGGGTGGCGGCACGGGCACCCTTGCGGCGATCGTGGCCGAGGCCTTCCCGCACATGAAGTGCACCGTCCTCGAGTTGCCCCACGTCGTGGCCGCGGCCGCGGGCGCCGGCAAGCCGAACAACTTGGATGTTGTTGGGGGAAACATGTTCGACCATATACCATCGGCTGACATTATGTTACTCAAG TGGATCCTGCACGACTGGAAAGATGCGGAATGTGTGAAGATATTAAAACGCTGCAGGGAGGCAATACCATCCAAGCAAAACGGAGGCAAAGTCATCGTGATCGACATTGTTCTCGCGGGAGACGAAGGCAGCAAGTCTGATAAGTCGAGGGAGTCACAGTTGTTCTTAGACATGCTGATGATGACAGTCAGTGGAGGGATGCAAAGGGAGGAACACGAATGGCGTAAGATCTTTACGGACGCTGGTTTTTCGAGCTACACGATCAAAGGTATGGGATTGCGCTCCTTGATCGAGGTTTATCCTTGA